Proteins co-encoded in one Deltaproteobacteria bacterium genomic window:
- a CDS encoding IS3 family transposase, whose product MMNRPLAEIITIQDFHNLTQVLHAASHSILGAPKIHRDLTEAGIRCGKNRIARIMRKAGIRSRVKRKFKATTNSKHNLPVAPNLLNQNFNVAAPNRTWVGDITYIWTKEGWLYLAVLLDLFNREIVGWSASNRMTRQLAIDALEMAVGRRHPEKGL is encoded by the coding sequence ATGATGAATCGCCCCCTTGCGGAAATCATTACTATCCAGGATTTCCATAATCTTACCCAGGTACTGCATGCAGCCAGTCATAGCATCTTGGGGGCGCCGAAAATCCACCGTGATCTAACCGAGGCAGGTATTCGTTGCGGGAAAAACCGCATTGCCCGAATCATGCGCAAGGCCGGGATCCGTTCCCGAGTAAAAAGGAAATTCAAGGCAACGACCAACTCCAAACACAATCTGCCGGTAGCACCGAACCTGCTCAACCAGAATTTTAACGTGGCGGCCCCAAATCGAACCTGGGTTGGCGATATTACCTACATCTGGACCAAAGAGGGCTGGTTGTACCTGGCAGTGCTCCTGGATCTGTTCAACCGGGAGATAGTTGGTTGGTCAGCGTCCAACCGGATGACCCGTCAGTTGGCTATCGATGCACTGGAGATGGCTGTAGGTCGGCGCCATCCCGAAAAGGGCCTG